From a region of the Neobacillus niacini genome:
- the rpsT gene encoding 30S ribosomal protein S20, which translates to MPNIKSAIKRVKTSEARNAQNTTAKSAMRTAVKKVEAAVTLNDAPAAKEAFSTAASKLDKAAAKGLIHKNAAARKKSRLAKKANSL; encoded by the coding sequence ATGCCTAACATTAAATCTGCTATTAAGCGTGTAAAAACAAGCGAAGCTCGTAATGCTCAAAATACAACTGCTAAATCTGCAATGCGTACTGCTGTTAAGAAAGTAGAAGCTGCTGTTACTCTTAACGACGCTCCTGCAGCTAAAGAAGCATTCTCAACTGCTGCTAGCAAACTAGACAAGGCTGCTGCAAAAGGACTTATCCATAAAAATGCTGCTGCTCGTAAAAAATCACGTCTTGCTAAAAAAGCTAACTCTCTATAA
- the hrcA gene encoding heat-inducible transcriptional repressor HrcA: protein MLTDRQLLILQVIVDDFIRSAQPVGSRSLSKKEEISFSSATIRNEMADLEELGFIEKTHTSSGRVPSEKGYRYYVDHLLSPQALNKQDISIIQSIFAERIFEFEKIIQKSAKILSELTNYTSIVLGPAASFNKLKRIQIIPLNKESAVAIFVTDSGHVENRTFYLPPSVDASDLEKTVNILNERLTGVALEDLNDKIYKEVAMLLRQHIRNYDLMMHTIADSLKMPVNEKLFFGGKTNMLSQPEFHDISKIRDLLQMIDHEEWIYPLIKNDSAGINVKIGRENNNSAMENCSLITATYSVGAESLGTIAILGPTRMEYSRVISLLQFLSNDLTSVLTKLYQKY, encoded by the coding sequence GTGTTAACAGATCGTCAATTATTGATTCTTCAGGTTATTGTTGATGATTTTATTCGGTCTGCACAACCTGTCGGCTCAAGGAGTTTGTCGAAAAAAGAAGAGATTTCATTTAGTTCAGCAACAATTCGGAATGAAATGGCAGACCTTGAAGAGTTAGGCTTTATAGAAAAAACGCATACTTCTTCTGGTCGTGTTCCTTCTGAAAAAGGCTATCGGTATTATGTAGACCATTTGCTGTCGCCACAAGCATTAAACAAGCAGGATATTTCGATTATTCAATCGATTTTTGCGGAAAGGATTTTTGAGTTTGAGAAAATCATTCAAAAATCAGCAAAAATCCTATCTGAGTTAACCAATTATACTTCAATCGTTTTAGGTCCTGCGGCCAGTTTTAATAAACTTAAACGGATACAGATCATTCCTTTAAACAAAGAGAGTGCAGTAGCAATCTTTGTAACCGATTCGGGCCATGTTGAAAACCGAACATTTTATTTGCCTCCATCTGTGGATGCGAGTGACTTGGAAAAGACAGTCAATATTCTAAATGAGCGTTTGACTGGGGTAGCCCTTGAAGATTTAAATGATAAAATCTACAAGGAAGTAGCAATGTTATTAAGGCAGCATATTCGTAATTACGATTTAATGATGCATACTATTGCTGATTCACTAAAAATGCCTGTTAATGAAAAGCTCTTCTTTGGCGGAAAGACAAATATGTTAAGTCAGCCAGAGTTTCATGATATCAGTAAAATTCGTGATTTATTACAAATGATTGATCACGAAGAGTGGATTTATCCTTTAATTAAAAATGACTCTGCTGGTATTAATGTAAAAATCGGCAGAGAAAACAACAACAGTGCAATGGAAAATTGCAGCCTAATTACTGCAACCTATTCCGTTGGAGCTGAAAGTTTAGGAACGATTGCCATTCTTGGGCCAACTAGAATGGAGTACTCACGTGTAATAAGCTTGCTGCAGTTTTTAAGTAACGATTTAACTTCAGTGTTAACGAAACTGTATCAAAAATATTAG
- a CDS encoding DUF3679 domain-containing protein, which produces MKMFMLKFFCIVSLMFISVLAGMQLANDGIHKMKGYDDPNFQNAVALNDNGDHVKATFLGNDISSHDIDEKKRKLEEISAFNLFSSMGKKVSEGVSSASEKLINLITQ; this is translated from the coding sequence ATGAAAATGTTCATGCTGAAATTTTTTTGTATTGTATCTCTCATGTTTATTTCGGTGTTAGCCGGTATGCAATTAGCGAATGATGGTATTCATAAAATGAAGGGCTATGACGACCCTAATTTTCAAAATGCGGTTGCCTTAAATGACAATGGTGACCATGTTAAGGCTACATTCTTGGGAAATGACATCTCAAGTCATGACATTGATGAAAAGAAAAGGAAGCTTGAGGAGATAAGTGCCTTTAATCTTTTTTCTTCGATGGGAAAGAAGGTTTCAGAAGGTGTTTCTTCAGCTTCCGAAAAACTTATTAATCTTATTACTCAATAA
- the lepA gene encoding translation elongation factor 4 gives MNREDKLKRQSKIRNFSIIAHIDHGKSTLADRILEKTNALTSREMKDQLLDSMDLERERGITIKLNAVQLKYKAKDGEEYTFHLIDTPGHVDFTYEVSRSLAACEGAVLVVDAAQGIEAQTLANVYLALDNNLEILPVINKIDLPSAEPERVRNEIEEVIGLDASEAVLASAKAGIGIEDILEQVVKSVPAPTGDPDAPLKALIFDSLYDAYRGVVAYIRVVEGSVKVGDKIKMMATGAEFEVNEVGVFTPKSTLLNELTVGDVGFLSASIKNVGDTRVGDTITNAKNGASEPLPGYRKLNPMVYCGLYPIDTAKFNDLREALEKLQLNDSALQFEPETSQALGFGFRCGFLGLLHMEIIQERIEREFKIDLITTAPSVIYDVHMTNGTQIKVDNPSNLPDPQKIDHVEEPYVKATMMAPNEYVGAIMELCQQKRGMFINMEYQGENRVSIIYEIPLAEIVYDFFDQLKSSTRGYASFDYELIGYKPSSLVKMDILLNAEKVDALSFIVHKDFAYERGKVIVEKLKELIPRQQFEVPVQAAIGQKIVARSTIKSMGKNVLAKCYGGDISRKRKLLEKQKEGKKRMKQVGSVEVPQEAFMAVLKMDDNNTKK, from the coding sequence ATGAACAGAGAAGATAAACTAAAAAGACAATCAAAGATAAGAAATTTCTCGATTATAGCCCATATTGACCATGGGAAATCAACATTAGCTGACCGTATATTAGAAAAAACGAATGCATTAACTTCTCGTGAAATGAAGGATCAGCTTTTAGATTCGATGGATTTAGAAAGAGAACGCGGGATAACGATAAAGTTAAATGCTGTTCAATTAAAATACAAAGCAAAAGACGGTGAAGAGTATACCTTCCATCTCATCGATACACCAGGACACGTCGATTTTACCTATGAGGTTTCACGTTCCCTTGCTGCTTGTGAAGGTGCTGTTTTAGTTGTTGACGCAGCACAGGGTATTGAAGCGCAAACCTTAGCGAACGTTTATCTTGCACTAGACAATAACCTCGAAATTTTACCTGTTATCAATAAAATTGACTTACCTAGTGCTGAACCTGAAAGAGTACGTAACGAAATTGAAGAAGTTATTGGACTTGATGCCTCCGAAGCAGTATTAGCCTCGGCTAAAGCAGGTATTGGGATTGAAGATATCCTCGAACAGGTAGTGAAAAGTGTCCCTGCTCCAACTGGTGATCCTGATGCTCCATTAAAAGCATTGATTTTTGACTCCCTTTACGATGCCTATCGTGGTGTTGTGGCTTACATTCGAGTGGTCGAGGGCAGTGTAAAAGTAGGCGACAAAATAAAAATGATGGCAACAGGTGCTGAATTTGAAGTAAATGAAGTTGGGGTCTTTACTCCTAAATCTACACTTCTAAACGAGTTAACTGTTGGTGATGTTGGGTTCCTTTCAGCGTCAATTAAAAATGTTGGCGATACTCGTGTCGGTGATACGATTACGAATGCTAAAAACGGTGCATCCGAACCGCTCCCAGGTTACCGTAAATTAAACCCAATGGTGTATTGTGGCTTGTACCCAATCGATACAGCAAAATTTAATGATTTACGTGAAGCGCTGGAGAAACTGCAGTTAAATGATTCTGCGCTCCAATTTGAGCCTGAAACATCTCAAGCCTTAGGTTTTGGTTTCCGCTGTGGATTCTTAGGTCTTCTTCATATGGAGATTATTCAAGAGCGTATTGAGCGTGAATTTAAGATTGATTTGATTACGACGGCTCCGAGTGTTATCTATGATGTACACATGACAAATGGCACTCAAATAAAAGTGGATAACCCTTCAAATCTTCCGGATCCACAGAAAATTGACCATGTTGAAGAGCCGTACGTAAAAGCAACGATGATGGCTCCAAATGAATATGTCGGTGCGATTATGGAGCTGTGCCAGCAAAAGCGTGGTATGTTTATTAATATGGAATACCAAGGTGAAAACCGTGTAAGCATCATCTATGAAATTCCGTTAGCAGAAATTGTTTATGATTTCTTTGATCAACTTAAATCTAGCACCCGAGGCTATGCATCATTTGATTATGAGTTAATTGGCTACAAACCGTCTAGCTTGGTTAAGATGGATATATTGTTAAACGCTGAAAAGGTGGATGCTTTAAGCTTTATCGTTCATAAAGATTTTGCCTATGAACGTGGCAAAGTCATTGTTGAGAAGCTAAAGGAATTAATCCCAAGGCAGCAATTCGAAGTTCCTGTCCAAGCCGCAATTGGTCAAAAAATTGTTGCTCGTTCAACCATTAAATCCATGGGTAAAAACGTATTGGCTAAATGTTATGGGGGAGATATCTCCCGTAAACGAAAGTTGCTTGAGAAACAAAAAGAAGGTAAAAAACGGATGAAACAGGTTGGTTCTGTTGAGGTCCCGCAAGAAGCTTTCATGGCTGTTCTTAAAATGGATGATAACAATACAAAAAAATAA
- the dnaK gene encoding molecular chaperone DnaK — protein MSKIIGIDLGTTNSCVAVLEGGEPKVIPNPEGNRTTPSVVAFKNGERQVGEVAKRQAITNINTLMSIKRHMGTDYKVEVEGKNYTPQEVSAIILQYLKSYAEDYLGEPVTKAVITVPAYFNDAERQATKDAGRIAGLEVERIINEPTAAALAYGLDKTDQDQTILVYDLGGGTFDVSILELGDGVFEVKATAGDNRLGGDDFDQVIIDYLVEQFKKENGIDLSQDKMALQRLKDAAEKAKKDLSGVASTQISLPFITAGPAGPLHLEVTMTRAKFDELSAHLVERTMGPTRQALSDAGLSASQLDKVILVGGSTRIPAVQDAIKKATGKEPHRGVNPDEVVAMGAAIQGGVITGDVKDVVLLDVTPLSLGIETMGGVFTKLIDRNTTIPTSKSQVFSTAADNQTAVDIHVLQGERPMANLNKTLGRFQLSDIPPAPRGIPQIEVTFDIDKNGIVNVRAKDLGTNKEQQITIKSSTGLSDEEIQKMVREAEENAEADKQRKEEVELRNEADQLVFTTEKTLKDLEDKVDAAEVAKANEAKDALKTAIEQNDLAEIRAKKDALQEIVQALTVKLYEQAAQAAQGAQGAEGGATGPKDDNVVDAEFEEIKDEK, from the coding sequence ATGAGTAAAATTATCGGTATTGACCTTGGTACTACAAACTCATGTGTTGCAGTTCTTGAAGGCGGCGAACCAAAGGTTATTCCAAATCCAGAAGGAAACCGCACAACTCCATCTGTTGTCGCTTTTAAAAACGGCGAACGTCAAGTTGGGGAAGTTGCAAAGCGTCAAGCCATTACAAACATTAACACGTTAATGTCTATTAAACGGCACATGGGTACTGACTATAAAGTTGAAGTAGAAGGAAAGAACTATACTCCACAAGAGGTATCTGCCATTATCCTTCAATATTTAAAATCTTATGCTGAAGATTATCTAGGAGAACCAGTTACTAAAGCTGTTATCACCGTACCAGCTTATTTTAATGACGCTGAGCGCCAAGCTACAAAAGATGCAGGTAGAATTGCTGGCTTAGAAGTTGAGCGTATTATCAATGAGCCTACTGCAGCAGCACTTGCTTATGGTTTAGATAAAACCGACCAAGACCAAACCATTCTTGTCTACGATCTTGGCGGCGGTACATTCGACGTTTCTATCCTTGAACTAGGAGATGGCGTATTTGAAGTTAAAGCCACTGCTGGTGATAACCGTCTTGGCGGAGATGACTTTGACCAAGTTATCATCGACTACTTAGTAGAGCAATTCAAAAAAGAAAATGGTATTGACCTTTCTCAAGACAAAATGGCATTACAGCGTTTAAAGGATGCTGCTGAAAAGGCGAAAAAGGATTTATCTGGAGTAGCTTCAACACAAATTTCTTTACCGTTTATCACTGCAGGTCCTGCTGGTCCACTTCACCTTGAAGTAACAATGACACGAGCTAAATTTGATGAATTATCTGCTCATCTTGTAGAACGTACAATGGGGCCAACTCGTCAAGCATTAAGCGATGCGGGACTATCTGCTTCACAGCTTGATAAGGTAATTTTAGTTGGTGGTTCAACACGTATTCCTGCTGTTCAAGATGCGATTAAGAAAGCAACAGGCAAAGAGCCGCACCGCGGTGTAAACCCAGACGAAGTAGTAGCGATGGGTGCTGCTATTCAGGGTGGTGTAATCACGGGTGATGTTAAAGATGTAGTTTTGCTTGACGTAACACCACTTTCACTTGGTATTGAAACAATGGGCGGCGTATTTACGAAGTTAATCGACCGTAATACAACGATTCCAACATCAAAGTCACAAGTATTCTCAACTGCTGCAGATAACCAAACGGCTGTTGATATCCATGTTCTTCAAGGGGAACGTCCAATGGCGAATCTAAATAAAACATTGGGCCGCTTCCAATTATCTGATATTCCACCAGCACCACGTGGAATTCCACAAATTGAGGTAACATTTGATATCGATAAAAACGGTATCGTAAATGTACGTGCTAAAGATCTTGGTACGAATAAAGAACAGCAAATTACAATCAAATCTTCAACAGGTCTTTCCGATGAAGAAATTCAAAAAATGGTCAGAGAAGCTGAGGAAAACGCTGAAGCTGACAAGCAGCGTAAAGAAGAAGTGGAACTTCGCAATGAAGCAGACCAATTAGTCTTTACAACTGAAAAAACATTAAAAGATTTAGAGGATAAAGTGGATGCTGCTGAAGTGGCGAAAGCAAATGAAGCAAAAGACGCTTTAAAAACAGCGATTGAACAAAATGATCTTGCTGAGATCCGCGCTAAAAAAGACGCTTTACAAGAAATTGTTCAAGCGTTAACGGTTAAGCTTTATGAACAAGCTGCTCAGGCAGCTCAAGGAGCACAAGGTGCAGAAGGCGGAGCAACAGGCCCTAAAGATGACAATGTAGTCGACGCTGAATTTGAGGAAATCAAAGACGAAAAGTAA
- the gpr gene encoding GPR endopeptidase, with protein MQEEKNTDIDLSQYSIRTDLAIEAREMVIADREGSVQQGENISQIEGVIIKEKDIDDIKISLVEVTEAGGKQLGKKPGRYLTVEVQGIRQQDTPLQQKVEEIFAKEFSHFLEGTGIKKDASCLVVGLGNWNVTPDALGPMVCENLLITRHLFELQPEHVEEGYRPVSSLVPGVMGLTGIETSDIIFGVVEKTKPDFVIAIDALAARSIERVNSTIQISDTGIHPGSGVGNKRKELSKETLGVPVIAIGVPTVVDAVSITSDTIDFILKHFGKELKEGNRPSRALAPAGMTFGKRKKLTEEDLPEEKHRQTFLGMIGTLEEEEKRKLIYEVLSPLGHNLMVTPKEVDVFIEDMANLIASGLNASLHSNIDQGNAGYYTR; from the coding sequence ATGCAGGAAGAGAAGAACACGGATATTGATTTAAGCCAGTACTCGATTCGAACGGATTTAGCGATTGAAGCAAGAGAAATGGTCATTGCTGATAGGGAAGGATCAGTTCAACAGGGTGAGAACATTTCCCAAATTGAAGGAGTCATTATTAAAGAAAAGGATATAGATGATATAAAAATATCTTTGGTGGAGGTCACAGAAGCAGGGGGAAAACAACTGGGTAAAAAGCCGGGACGCTATTTAACGGTTGAGGTACAAGGGATAAGACAGCAGGACACTCCTTTACAACAAAAGGTTGAGGAAATTTTTGCAAAAGAATTTTCTCACTTCCTAGAAGGAACTGGTATCAAAAAGGATGCCTCCTGCCTCGTGGTGGGTCTGGGAAATTGGAATGTTACTCCTGATGCCCTTGGTCCGATGGTCTGTGAAAACCTATTGATCACCAGGCACTTGTTCGAATTGCAGCCTGAACATGTAGAGGAAGGGTACCGTCCTGTTAGTTCGTTAGTTCCAGGGGTTATGGGATTAACTGGAATCGAAACGAGCGATATCATCTTCGGTGTAGTTGAGAAAACTAAGCCTGATTTTGTCATCGCGATTGATGCATTAGCAGCGCGGTCCATTGAAAGGGTTAATTCTACCATTCAGATTTCTGATACAGGTATTCACCCAGGATCTGGTGTTGGAAATAAAAGAAAAGAATTAAGTAAGGAAACATTAGGAGTTCCAGTAATTGCTATTGGTGTTCCGACCGTTGTTGATGCGGTTTCCATTACAAGTGACACGATAGATTTTATCCTTAAGCACTTTGGAAAGGAACTTAAAGAAGGGAATCGTCCTTCACGAGCACTGGCACCAGCGGGTATGACTTTTGGAAAACGAAAAAAGCTTACTGAAGAGGACCTTCCTGAAGAAAAGCACCGTCAGACCTTCCTTGGAATGATCGGTACATTGGAGGAAGAGGAAAAGCGTAAGTTGATTTATGAAGTACTCTCCCCATTGGGACACAATTTAATGGTCACTCCAAAGGAAGTAGATGTGTTTATTGAAGATATGGCCAATCTTATTGCCAGCGGGTTAAATGCCTCGCTCCACAGTAATATTGACCAAGGAAATGCCGGGTACTATACAAGATAA
- a CDS encoding stage II sporulation protein P: MKSTRNSGLFLTVQGTNLIKVTSFILLFMLLVFSISGLLTSLKPQFRPMSNSVNTATNEVNGKMLYQLMAWENHHFLSIEDDLTASPKLTNLIFKLSSNINLNDPRSLLGRELPGFEQFDGKILVAGEGSNYTNMPFESSPPLEIMKAEREASLQNIEGIDKGNEDNIPSNPSLTTGDKKVVHLYFTHNRESYLPYLQGVTDPNLAYHSQLNVTKIGDQLKAGLEARGIGTSIDKSDIMGSVKMANTYQKSGELVQTAMASNRELQYFIDIHRDARRKDKTTVMINGQAYAQLAFVIGGKNPNHEKNEKLARDLHNLLEKKYKGLSWGIHMNQGAGQNGVYNQNLSENVILVEFGGVDNTFEELNRSADALADVFSEYFWQAEKVNSDGEQSTDKQ; the protein is encoded by the coding sequence ATGAAATCTACTAGGAATTCCGGATTATTTTTAACAGTGCAAGGGACGAATCTAATAAAAGTAACCTCTTTTATCCTATTATTTATGCTATTGGTCTTTTCTATCAGCGGGCTATTAACATCGTTAAAGCCCCAGTTTAGACCTATGTCTAATTCTGTTAATACGGCAACGAACGAAGTAAATGGAAAAATGCTCTATCAGCTCATGGCTTGGGAGAATCATCATTTCTTATCCATTGAGGATGACTTAACAGCAAGTCCCAAGTTAACTAATTTAATCTTTAAGCTTTCGAGCAATATTAATTTAAACGATCCAAGGAGCCTTTTAGGAAGAGAACTTCCAGGTTTTGAACAGTTTGATGGAAAAATCCTAGTTGCTGGTGAAGGTTCCAATTATACAAACATGCCATTTGAGTCCTCCCCCCCTTTAGAAATAATGAAAGCAGAAAGAGAAGCGTCACTGCAGAATATTGAAGGTATAGATAAAGGGAACGAGGATAATATTCCATCAAACCCTTCACTTACAACAGGTGATAAAAAGGTGGTACATCTTTACTTTACTCATAATCGTGAGTCATATCTTCCTTATTTACAAGGGGTGACCGACCCTAATCTTGCCTATCATTCACAATTGAATGTCACTAAAATTGGAGATCAGTTGAAAGCGGGATTAGAGGCTAGGGGCATTGGAACCTCCATTGATAAATCTGATATTATGGGAAGTGTGAAAATGGCTAATACTTACCAGAAATCTGGTGAGTTAGTCCAAACAGCAATGGCTTCAAACCGTGAATTACAATATTTTATTGATATCCATAGGGACGCTCGACGTAAAGATAAAACGACAGTAATGATTAATGGACAGGCCTATGCACAGTTGGCTTTTGTTATTGGCGGGAAAAACCCAAATCATGAAAAAAATGAAAAGTTAGCACGTGATTTGCATAATCTGCTTGAAAAGAAATATAAAGGATTAAGTTGGGGAATTCATATGAACCAGGGTGCTGGACAAAACGGTGTCTATAATCAAAATTTGTCTGAGAATGTAATATTAGTGGAATTTGGCGGTGTAGATAATACATTTGAAGAGTTAAACCGTTCCGCAGATGCACTTGCAGATGTATTTAGTGAATACTTCTGGCAAGCAGAGAAAGTTAATTCCGATGGTGAGCAATCCACGGATAAACAATAG
- the grpE gene encoding nucleotide exchange factor GrpE: MTEEKNNTLNEEVESETVELTNEEVETVFAEAEDSKDDSTNIDYAAEIQNLTSKLEEADNRYLRLQADFDNFRRRTRLDIEAGEKYKAQKLVTELLPTLDNFERALQIEADNDQTRSLLQGMEMVYRSLVDALKKEGVEPIEAVGKEFDPNFHQAVMQGEDENFGSNIVSAEFQKGYMLKDRVIRPSMVKVNQ; this comes from the coding sequence TTGACAGAAGAAAAGAACAACACGCTTAATGAGGAAGTTGAATCTGAAACAGTTGAACTTACCAATGAAGAAGTTGAAACAGTTTTTGCTGAAGCAGAGGATTCCAAAGATGATTCAACAAACATAGACTATGCTGCTGAAATTCAAAACCTCACAAGTAAATTAGAAGAAGCTGATAATCGTTACCTGCGTCTTCAAGCAGATTTTGATAACTTTCGCCGTCGCACTCGATTAGATATTGAAGCGGGTGAAAAATATAAAGCACAAAAGTTAGTGACTGAATTGCTTCCGACTTTGGACAATTTCGAAAGAGCACTTCAAATAGAAGCTGATAATGATCAAACACGCTCCTTGCTACAAGGAATGGAAATGGTTTATCGTAGTTTAGTCGACGCCTTGAAAAAAGAAGGTGTTGAACCAATTGAAGCAGTTGGAAAAGAGTTTGATCCAAATTTCCACCAAGCAGTAATGCAAGGAGAAGATGAGAATTTTGGCTCTAATATCGTAAGCGCTGAATTCCAAAAAGGGTACATGTTAAAGGATCGAGTAATCCGCCCATCAATGGTTAAGGTAAATCAATAA
- the holA gene encoding DNA polymerase III subunit delta, whose translation MVLDIWKQIKQREIAPIYLLYGIEAFLINETKQLLLNHVLDEEEKDFNFTAYDLDETPIEAALEDAETFPFLGEKKVIFLHNPKFLTAEKTKDKIDHNLARLEAYLKDPAPYTVLVISAPYEKLDERKKVTKELKRSAVLVEAKKLNEHDLKNWVKERAKINGIVFDHDALDLLITLVGTNMFMISSEVDKLALYAAEEKRINAAIVEKLVSRSLEQNIFTLIEKVVQRKPEAALRIYYDLLKQNEEPIKILALLAGQFRLIYQVKELSRRGYGQQQIAGFLKTHPFRVKLAAGQANQFTDEELTNLMVMLANADHQMKTGGMNKSLLIEMLLFKIKR comes from the coding sequence ATGGTATTAGATATTTGGAAACAAATTAAACAACGGGAAATTGCTCCCATTTATTTATTATATGGTATAGAAGCATTTTTAATCAATGAAACAAAACAATTGCTGCTAAATCACGTTTTAGATGAAGAAGAGAAGGACTTTAATTTTACTGCTTATGATTTAGATGAAACCCCTATTGAAGCGGCGTTAGAAGACGCTGAGACCTTCCCTTTTTTAGGTGAGAAAAAAGTAATTTTCTTACATAATCCTAAATTTTTAACTGCAGAAAAGACAAAAGATAAAATTGACCATAACCTCGCGCGGCTTGAAGCATATCTTAAAGATCCAGCACCCTACACTGTTTTGGTCATCTCAGCACCTTATGAGAAGCTGGATGAACGAAAAAAAGTGACCAAAGAATTAAAGAGATCTGCGGTTTTAGTGGAGGCTAAAAAATTAAATGAGCACGATTTAAAAAATTGGGTGAAAGAAAGAGCAAAGATTAATGGCATTGTTTTTGACCACGATGCGCTCGATTTGTTAATAACTTTGGTTGGAACCAATATGTTTATGATTAGCAGCGAGGTCGATAAATTAGCTTTATACGCTGCAGAGGAAAAACGAATTAATGCGGCAATAGTAGAAAAGTTAGTGTCGAGGTCGCTTGAACAAAATATTTTTACCTTGATAGAGAAGGTTGTACAACGAAAACCGGAGGCTGCCCTAAGAATTTATTATGATTTATTAAAGCAAAATGAGGAGCCTATTAAAATTTTAGCCTTGCTGGCAGGGCAGTTCAGGTTAATTTATCAAGTCAAAGAGCTCTCGCGCAGAGGATATGGGCAGCAGCAAATTGCGGGCTTTTTGAAAACTCATCCCTTTCGAGTAAAGCTTGCCGCTGGCCAAGCGAATCAGTTTACAGATGAAGAATTGACGAATCTTATGGTAATGCTTGCAAATGCAGATCACCAGATGAAAACGGGCGGGATGAATAAGTCATTACTAATTGAGATGTTACTTTTTAAAATAAAGCGCTAA
- the hemW gene encoding radical SAM family heme chaperone HemW encodes MIKAAYLHIPFCEHICHYCDFNKVFLKGQPVDEYLLALEQEMILTLQKYPTNGLETIFVGGGTPTSLNEKQLDRFCESITRNLPMGNKVEFTFEANPGDLTKGKLQILKDAGVNRLSLGVQTFNDELLKSIGRVHRAKDVYQTVDNAKSIGFENISIDLIFSLPTQTITDFKESLTQAFTLDIQHYSAYSLIIEPKTVFYNLMQKGKLPTLGEDTEAAMYELVMEEMEQHGYNQYEISNFSQPGYESKHNLTYWNNDYYYGFGAGAHSYVNGWRRSNAGPLKKYMEQLADGKLPIFEEHQTSKAEQIEEEMFLGLRKTDGVSISHFIAKFDMDPLRIFENEISDLIAKKWIEVKDDNIYLTKTGRLLGNEVFQSFLGVTS; translated from the coding sequence ATGATTAAAGCTGCTTATCTCCATATACCCTTTTGTGAGCATATTTGCCATTATTGTGATTTTAATAAAGTTTTTCTAAAGGGGCAGCCGGTGGATGAATATCTACTGGCACTTGAGCAGGAAATGATTCTTACGTTACAAAAATATCCTACTAATGGACTGGAAACCATCTTTGTAGGCGGAGGAACTCCCACTTCTTTAAATGAAAAACAGCTAGACCGGTTTTGCGAAAGTATAACCAGAAACTTACCGATGGGCAACAAGGTTGAATTTACTTTCGAAGCAAATCCAGGTGATTTAACAAAAGGAAAGTTACAAATATTAAAAGATGCAGGTGTAAACCGACTCAGTCTCGGAGTTCAAACCTTTAATGATGAATTATTAAAGAGTATTGGCCGTGTACATCGTGCTAAGGATGTTTACCAGACTGTAGACAATGCCAAGTCTATTGGTTTCGAAAACATCAGCATTGATTTAATTTTCAGTCTGCCTACCCAAACCATTACTGATTTTAAGGAGTCATTGACTCAAGCTTTTACACTAGACATTCAACATTATTCGGCATATTCATTAATTATTGAACCTAAGACCGTTTTTTACAATCTAATGCAAAAAGGGAAACTTCCTACACTAGGAGAAGATACAGAAGCAGCGATGTATGAACTCGTAATGGAGGAAATGGAACAGCACGGTTACAACCAGTATGAAATAAGTAATTTTTCACAGCCTGGCTATGAAAGCAAACATAACCTAACATACTGGAATAACGATTACTATTATGGGTTTGGTGCAGGAGCTCACAGCTATGTGAATGGCTGGAGACGCTCCAATGCAGGACCATTAAAAAAATATATGGAACAACTTGCTGACGGAAAGCTCCCTATCTTTGAAGAACATCAAACTTCCAAAGCAGAACAAATAGAAGAAGAAATGTTTTTAGGTCTGCGAAAAACAGATGGAGTATCTATATCCCATTTCATCGCAAAGTTTGATATGGACCCACTGCGAATTTTTGAAAATGAAATTTCAGACTTGATCGCTAAAAAATGGATAGAAGTGAAAGATGATAATATTTATTTAACAAAAACAGGGCGGCTGCTGGGTAATGAGGTTTTTCAATCATTTTTAGGAGTCACTAGCTAA